The following proteins are encoded in a genomic region of Blastococcus colisei:
- a CDS encoding DEAD/DEAH box helicase: MTTLHPVRPLGPAGAGDASSGVLPGADLLASVLAGTDDAEQPVTHVHHVPVRESSTLPWPGWVTADLRSRLEERGVLTPWRHQVEAAQLAHDGRHVVVATGTASGKSLAYQLPALTRLAEDPRACVLYLAPTKALARDQLASVAALADPSVRPAAYDGDTPGEERDWVRRHSRWIVTNPDMLHRGILPAHQKWSSTLRRVAYVVIDECHAYRGVFGSHVGHVLRRLRRICRRYGAEPVFVLASATVADPAVAATRLVGAPVAAVTTDGSPRPGATFALWEPPLTERTGEHGAPLRRSAAADAAGLLADLVERGARTLAFVRSRRSAESVAEQARRLLHDRGRDDLVRRVDSYRGGYLPEERRELERSLSSGELLGVATTNALELGIDIAGLDAVVLAGYPGTLASLWQQAGRAGRAQKESLVVFVARDDPLDHYLAHHPRAVFGRPIEATVTDPANPYVLGPQLCCAAAELPLTPEDLPDFGGPVAEARLDELVAAGSLRRRPAGWYWAGRGRPDVDIRGSGDEPVSIIETGTGRLLGTVDGGAAHATVHEGALYVHRGETFVVDEFDVDDACAVVHADNPEWTTVARDVTDLSVVAVEQTRPLGTVTAYTGVVDVTNQVVAYQRRRLGSGEVLAEFPLDLPPRQLRTRAVWWTLGDRAVERAEVDDVELPGSLHAAEHAAIGILPLLATCDRWDLGGLSTALHPDTGAATIFVYDGHPGGAGFSERGFGVLRRWLQATRATVASCECESGCPSCVQSPKCGNGNDPLDKAGAVRVLDVVLDELAAREGMPGADRRRVERNVAADVPAGSPAPVTVDEDEDEIVF, encoded by the coding sequence GTGACGACGCTCCACCCGGTCCGGCCGCTCGGCCCTGCCGGCGCCGGGGACGCCTCCTCCGGCGTCCTGCCGGGCGCCGACCTCCTGGCCTCCGTCCTCGCCGGCACCGACGACGCCGAGCAGCCGGTCACCCACGTGCACCACGTCCCGGTGCGGGAGAGCAGCACCCTTCCCTGGCCGGGATGGGTGACCGCCGACCTGCGGTCCCGGCTCGAGGAGCGCGGGGTCCTGACCCCCTGGCGGCACCAGGTGGAGGCCGCCCAGCTGGCCCACGACGGGCGGCACGTCGTCGTGGCGACCGGGACGGCCTCGGGCAAGTCGCTGGCCTACCAGCTGCCCGCGCTGACCCGGCTGGCCGAGGACCCGCGCGCCTGCGTGCTCTACCTGGCGCCCACCAAGGCGCTGGCCCGCGACCAGTTGGCCTCGGTGGCCGCCCTGGCCGATCCCTCGGTGCGCCCCGCGGCCTACGACGGGGACACCCCGGGTGAGGAGCGGGACTGGGTCCGGCGCCACTCGCGCTGGATCGTGACCAACCCCGACATGCTGCATCGCGGGATCCTGCCGGCGCACCAGAAGTGGTCGAGCACGCTGCGGCGGGTGGCCTACGTGGTCATCGACGAGTGCCATGCCTACCGGGGCGTCTTCGGCTCCCACGTCGGGCACGTGCTGCGCCGGCTGCGGCGGATCTGCCGTCGCTACGGCGCCGAGCCGGTGTTCGTGCTCGCCTCGGCCACGGTGGCCGATCCGGCCGTCGCCGCGACCCGGCTGGTCGGCGCGCCCGTCGCGGCCGTCACCACCGACGGGTCCCCGCGGCCCGGCGCCACGTTCGCCCTCTGGGAACCGCCGCTGACCGAGCGCACCGGTGAGCACGGCGCCCCGCTCCGCCGGTCGGCGGCCGCGGACGCCGCCGGCCTCCTGGCGGACCTGGTGGAACGCGGGGCGCGGACGCTGGCCTTCGTCCGGTCGCGCCGCAGCGCGGAGTCGGTCGCGGAGCAGGCCCGCCGGCTGCTGCACGACCGGGGCCGCGACGACCTGGTCCGCCGGGTGGACTCCTACCGCGGTGGCTACCTGCCCGAGGAGCGACGCGAGCTGGAGCGGTCGCTGTCGTCCGGGGAGCTCCTGGGCGTGGCGACGACGAACGCGCTGGAGCTCGGCATCGACATCGCCGGGCTGGACGCTGTCGTGCTGGCCGGCTACCCGGGCACGCTCGCCTCGCTGTGGCAGCAGGCCGGACGCGCGGGACGTGCGCAGAAGGAGTCGCTGGTCGTCTTCGTGGCCCGCGACGACCCGCTGGACCACTACCTCGCCCACCATCCACGGGCGGTGTTCGGCCGGCCGATCGAGGCCACCGTCACCGATCCCGCCAACCCCTACGTGCTCGGCCCGCAGCTGTGCTGCGCCGCCGCCGAGCTGCCGCTGACCCCTGAGGACCTGCCCGACTTCGGCGGGCCCGTCGCCGAGGCCCGGCTCGACGAGCTCGTGGCCGCCGGATCGTTGCGACGCCGGCCGGCCGGCTGGTACTGGGCCGGGCGTGGCAGGCCCGACGTCGACATCCGGGGCAGCGGCGACGAACCGGTGTCGATCATCGAGACCGGCACCGGTCGACTGCTGGGCACCGTCGACGGCGGGGCGGCGCACGCAACCGTGCACGAGGGCGCGCTGTACGTGCACCGCGGCGAGACGTTCGTCGTCGACGAGTTCGACGTGGACGACGCCTGCGCGGTCGTGCACGCCGACAACCCCGAGTGGACGACGGTCGCCCGCGACGTCACCGACCTGTCGGTCGTCGCGGTGGAACAGACCCGCCCCCTCGGCACGGTGACGGCCTACACCGGCGTCGTCGACGTGACGAACCAGGTCGTCGCCTACCAGCGGCGGCGGCTGGGCAGCGGCGAGGTGCTCGCGGAGTTCCCCCTCGACCTGCCCCCGCGACAGCTGCGCACCCGCGCGGTCTGGTGGACCTTGGGCGACCGCGCGGTCGAGCGCGCCGAGGTGGACGACGTCGAGCTGCCGGGCTCGCTGCACGCCGCCGAGCACGCGGCGATCGGCATCCTGCCCCTGCTCGCGACCTGCGACCGGTGGGACCTCGGCGGACTGTCCACAGCCCTGCACCCCGACACCGGGGCGGCGACGATCTTCGTCTACGACGGGCACCCCGGCGGCGCCGGCTTCAGCGAGCGCGGTTTCGGCGTGCTGCGGCGCTGGCTCCAGGCCACCCGCGCGACGGTGGCCAGCTGCGAGTGCGAGAGCGGCTGCCCCTCCTGCGTGCAGTCGCCCAAGTGCGGCAACGGCAACGACCCCCTCGACAAGGCCGGCGCCGTCCGCGTCCTCGACGTGGTGCTCGACGAGCTCGCCGCCCGGGAGGGCATGCCCGGCGCCGATCGACGCCGCGTGGAGCGCAACGTCGCGGCCGACGTGCCCGCCGGGTCACCCGCACCCGTGACCGTCGATGAGGACGAGGACGAGATCGTCTTCTGA
- a CDS encoding TadE family type IV pilus minor pilin — MVTAETAVVLPVLLLVLAGVVAAVTVVGAQLRCVDAAREGARAAARGEEVARVIALAGRAAPEGAVTTVRPEGEEVRVTVTAAIAPLGPVPLRLTVSAEAVALREPGAAG, encoded by the coding sequence ATGGTGACCGCCGAGACGGCGGTCGTCCTGCCGGTCCTGCTCCTCGTCCTCGCCGGTGTGGTCGCCGCAGTGACCGTGGTCGGCGCCCAGTTGCGCTGCGTGGACGCCGCTCGGGAGGGCGCCCGTGCCGCGGCGCGGGGTGAGGAGGTCGCCAGGGTGATCGCGCTGGCGGGCCGGGCGGCACCGGAGGGCGCGGTGACGACGGTGCGACCCGAGGGCGAGGAGGTCCGCGTGACGGTGACCGCCGCGATCGCCCCGCTGGGGCCGGTGCCGCTGCGGCTCACCGTGTCGGCGGAGGCCGTCGCCCTGCGGGAGCCGGGTGCGGCCGGATGA
- a CDS encoding DUF4244 domain-containing protein: MSTPNAVEDRSDVQPPEQDPAFPRGRLARRWAAVRATGEAGMSTAEYAVGTVAACAFAAVLYRVVTGGSIVTGLTDLVESALATLS, translated from the coding sequence GTGAGTACCCCGAACGCTGTCGAGGACCGGAGCGACGTCCAGCCACCCGAGCAGGACCCGGCGTTCCCGCGCGGGCGTCTGGCCCGGCGGTGGGCCGCCGTCCGTGCCACCGGCGAGGCCGGCATGAGCACGGCGGAGTACGCCGTGGGCACGGTGGCGGCGTGCGCGTTCGCCGCCGTCCTCTACCGGGTGGTGACCGGTGGCTCGATCGTCACCGGGCTGACCGACCTGGTGGAGTCCGCTCTCGCCACCCTCTCCTGA
- a CDS encoding type II secretion system F family protein encodes MGAGVAVGVGVVAERCLRGADVEADERIALSRELPSACDLLGVCLSAGVPVGAALAAVSAAVPQPLARHLAAVAALGRLGAEPRRAWADAPVELATLGRVLVRAGESGAAAAPALRALAADSRASARAATEAAVRRAGVWVLAPLGLCFLPAFVCLGVVPMVLGLAGDLFG; translated from the coding sequence GTGGGGGCCGGTGTCGCCGTGGGGGTGGGGGTGGTGGCGGAGCGGTGCCTGCGGGGTGCCGACGTCGAGGCCGACGAACGGATCGCACTGTCCCGCGAGCTCCCGAGCGCCTGCGACCTCCTGGGCGTCTGCCTGTCGGCCGGTGTTCCCGTCGGCGCTGCGCTGGCCGCGGTCAGCGCCGCGGTGCCGCAACCGCTGGCTCGGCACCTGGCGGCCGTGGCCGCCCTCGGCCGGCTGGGTGCCGAACCACGGAGGGCGTGGGCCGATGCGCCCGTGGAACTCGCGACGCTGGGACGCGTCCTGGTCCGGGCGGGGGAGTCGGGCGCGGCTGCGGCGCCGGCGCTGCGGGCGCTGGCGGCGGACAGTCGTGCGTCCGCGCGCGCGGCCACCGAGGCAGCTGTCCGGCGGGCCGGGGTCTGGGTGCTCGCACCCCTCGGGCTCTGCTTCCTCCCCGCATTCGTCTGCCTGGGCGTCGTCCCGATGGTGCTCGGCCTCGCCGGCGACCTCTTCGGCTGA
- a CDS encoding type II secretion system F family protein, with protein sequence MTGALLAAALAMLLWPDPRALRRARLRTVGVGTGRGLLRSATPSLPVPVIAGVAATAVAALLSTPLVAGLSALAGIVGGRSWVVRQRARRAEDRLRSLTEALGALGAELRSGRSVDAATDAAVAACADEECGTALARALRAPGVPVPSVPDADFAAALDRVSAGVRLSARTGCSLAAVVAAVEDDLRARERMRQELRTATAGPRASAMLLAGLPVLGLAMGNGVGADPWRVLTTTATGQVLLVLGVALELAGLTWSGHLVRRAVR encoded by the coding sequence GTGACCGGGGCGCTGCTGGCCGCAGCCCTCGCGATGCTTCTCTGGCCGGACCCGCGCGCCCTGCGGAGGGCGCGGCTGCGCACGGTGGGCGTCGGAACGGGCCGCGGGCTACTCCGGTCCGCAACACCGTCCCTCCCGGTCCCGGTCATCGCCGGGGTCGCGGCGACAGCGGTCGCGGCATTGCTCAGCACGCCGCTGGTCGCCGGTCTCTCGGCTCTCGCGGGGATCGTCGGCGGCAGATCCTGGGTCGTCCGGCAGCGGGCCCGCCGCGCGGAGGACCGGTTGCGGTCCCTGACGGAGGCGCTGGGCGCGCTCGGCGCCGAGCTGCGCAGCGGGCGCTCCGTCGACGCGGCGACCGACGCCGCGGTGGCGGCCTGCGCCGACGAGGAGTGCGGCACCGCCCTCGCCCGGGCGTTGCGCGCGCCGGGCGTGCCCGTCCCCTCCGTCCCGGACGCGGACTTCGCCGCCGCGCTGGACCGGGTCTCGGCCGGCGTCCGGCTCAGCGCCCGGACCGGGTGCTCGCTCGCCGCCGTGGTGGCTGCGGTGGAGGACGACCTGCGGGCGCGGGAGCGGATGCGGCAGGAGCTGAGGACGGCGACCGCCGGGCCCCGGGCCAGCGCGATGCTGCTGGCCGGGTTGCCGGTGCTGGGGCTGGCCATGGGGAACGGCGTGGGTGCCGACCCCTGGCGGGTGCTGACCACGACGGCGACCGGGCAGGTGCTGCTGGTGCTCGGGGTGGCGCTGGAGCTGGCGGGGCTGACCTGGTCCGGGCACCTCGTGCGGCGGGCCGTCCGGTGA
- a CDS encoding TadA family conjugal transfer-associated ATPase: MNAPPLLDRVRARLALQPGAPTRAGVAALVREEAGGLLGDDDVLLAVREAVDELAGAGPLEALLRTPGVTDVLVNGPEQVWVDRGSGLQPTPVRFPDDDAVRRLAVRLAATVGRRLDDASPWVDVGLGDGTRLHAVLPPVSGSGTCLSLRVLRRTTHSLAELAALGTLPGGSEDLLREVVARRLAFLVTGGTGSGKTTLLSALLGAADPADRIVLCEDAPELAPEHPHVVRLVTRPPNVEGVGSVTLRDLVRQALRMRPDRLVVGEVRGAEVTDLLAALNTGHDGGCGTLHANRPAEVPARLEALGVAAGLDRAAVHSQAAAALALVVHLRRTPAGRRVTEVGVVHRSGDAVVVEPGWRADGRDVPAAERLRALLTEGAS, from the coding sequence GTGAACGCCCCGCCGCTGCTCGACCGGGTCCGCGCCCGGCTGGCACTGCAGCCCGGTGCGCCCACCCGGGCGGGGGTCGCCGCGCTCGTCCGGGAGGAGGCGGGCGGGCTGCTCGGGGACGACGACGTCCTCCTGGCCGTCCGCGAAGCCGTGGACGAGCTCGCCGGAGCCGGTCCGCTCGAAGCGCTCCTGCGGACGCCCGGCGTCACCGACGTCCTCGTGAACGGCCCGGAACAGGTGTGGGTCGATCGCGGGTCCGGCCTGCAGCCGACGCCGGTCCGGTTCCCCGACGACGACGCCGTCCGTCGGCTCGCCGTCCGGCTCGCGGCGACGGTGGGGCGCCGGCTGGACGACGCGTCGCCCTGGGTGGACGTCGGACTCGGCGACGGCACCCGGCTGCACGCGGTCCTCCCGCCCGTGTCGGGGAGCGGCACCTGCCTGTCGCTGCGGGTGCTGCGCCGCACCACGCACTCCCTGGCCGAGTTGGCGGCTCTGGGCACCCTGCCGGGCGGGAGCGAGGACCTGCTGCGCGAGGTGGTGGCGCGCCGGTTGGCCTTCCTCGTGACCGGGGGCACCGGCTCCGGGAAGACGACCCTGCTGTCGGCCCTGCTCGGGGCGGCCGATCCCGCCGACCGGATCGTCCTGTGCGAGGACGCACCCGAACTGGCTCCTGAGCACCCGCACGTCGTGCGCCTGGTCACCCGGCCACCGAACGTCGAGGGAGTGGGGTCGGTGACGCTGCGGGACCTGGTGCGGCAGGCCCTGCGCATGCGCCCGGACCGCCTGGTGGTGGGCGAGGTCCGGGGCGCGGAGGTGACCGACCTCCTCGCGGCGCTGAACACCGGGCACGACGGCGGGTGCGGGACGCTGCACGCCAACCGGCCGGCCGAGGTGCCCGCCCGGCTGGAGGCCCTCGGTGTGGCCGCGGGCCTGGACCGCGCCGCGGTGCACAGCCAGGCCGCCGCGGCACTGGCCCTCGTGGTGCACCTGCGGCGGACCCCGGCAGGCCGCCGGGTGACAGAGGTGGGCGTGGTGCACAGATCGGGGGATGCCGTCGTCGTCGAGCCCGGATGGCGGGCCGACGGGCGCGACGTACCGGCCGCCGAGCGGCTGCGGGCGCTGCTCACCGAGGGCGCGTCGTGA
- the ssd gene encoding septum site-determining protein Ssd produces MSTSRSTSRASVRPLVVSTDDSLLDDLLRLLATAGAEAELATGGPALRRAHRQAPLVLVGADALTAGALRALPRRPGVVVVAGRDLPAADWAGAVEIGAERVAVLPDDESWLLARCTAAVRDPVERGRLVVVGGSCGGAGASTLATAVALAAAPGVTLVDADPWGAGLDLLLGAERADGLRWPDLTGLRGRVAGDALLAALPDVGGVSVVAASRSSPQRIPPDALAAVVDAARAVGCPVVVDVPRIAGEAALSVAAEADLAVLVVPARLRAATAARLLVEAPDSVWAGAHVVIRSVPGGLSRDEVADVVGRPVLAELAHDRSAVPRGERGEPPLVSARSPLGTVARRILGALQAQPVRP; encoded by the coding sequence GTGTCCACCTCCCGCTCCACCTCTCGTGCGTCCGTCCGGCCCCTCGTCGTCAGCACCGACGACTCCCTTCTCGACGACCTGCTCCGGCTCCTCGCCACCGCCGGGGCCGAGGCGGAGCTGGCCACGGGCGGGCCGGCGCTGCGCCGGGCGCACCGGCAGGCCCCGCTCGTCCTCGTCGGCGCCGACGCGCTCACCGCCGGTGCCCTCCGGGCCCTGCCGCGTCGCCCCGGAGTCGTCGTCGTCGCCGGCCGCGACCTGCCGGCGGCCGACTGGGCCGGAGCGGTGGAGATCGGCGCGGAGCGGGTCGCGGTGCTCCCCGATGACGAGTCGTGGCTGCTCGCCCGCTGCACCGCCGCGGTGCGTGATCCGGTCGAGCGCGGGCGGCTGGTCGTCGTGGGCGGGTCCTGCGGCGGCGCCGGGGCGAGCACGCTGGCGACGGCCGTGGCGCTGGCGGCCGCGCCGGGTGTGACCCTGGTCGACGCCGATCCCTGGGGAGCCGGCCTGGACCTCCTGCTGGGGGCCGAGCGTGCCGACGGTCTGCGATGGCCCGACCTGACCGGTCTGCGCGGGCGCGTGGCGGGCGACGCGTTGCTGGCCGCCCTGCCCGACGTCGGTGGCGTCTCCGTGGTCGCCGCATCCCGGTCGTCGCCGCAGCGCATCCCCCCGGACGCCCTCGCGGCCGTGGTGGACGCCGCCCGCGCCGTCGGCTGCCCGGTCGTCGTCGATGTACCGCGGATCGCGGGGGAGGCCGCGCTGTCGGTCGCCGCGGAGGCCGATCTGGCGGTGCTGGTGGTACCCGCGCGGCTGCGGGCAGCCACGGCCGCCCGGTTGCTGGTCGAGGCCCCGGATTCGGTGTGGGCGGGCGCGCACGTGGTCATCCGTTCCGTTCCCGGGGGGCTGTCCCGTGACGAGGTGGCCGACGTCGTGGGGCGACCGGTCCTCGCGGAGCTCGCCCACGACCGCAGCGCCGTGCCCCGGGGCGAGCGCGGCGAGCCACCCCTCGTGTCCGCCCGCTCCCCGCTGGGGACGGTGGCGCGGCGGATCCTCGGCGCCCTGCAGGCCCAGCCCGTGCGCCCGTGA
- a CDS encoding HAD family hydrolase, producing MTRAAAFFDLDKTVIAKSSTLAFGRPFFNGGLINRRAVLKTAYAQLVFSLAGADAQQMERLRAQLTSMVTGWDAATVHDIVRETLHEIVDPLVYAEAADLIEEHRAAGREIVIVSSSGAEMVEPIGEMLGVDRVVATRMVTEDGHYTGTIDFYAYGENKAAAMRQLAADGGYDLADCYAYSDSITDLPMLSAVGHPTAVNPDRGLRKAALEHGWPVLQFTRPVSMRARFSAPPAPVVTGAAVGVGAAVVGLAWYARHRALRTGLLAVDEPGPLTGRRRRRGA from the coding sequence GTGACCCGCGCAGCGGCGTTCTTCGACCTGGACAAGACGGTCATCGCCAAGTCCAGCACCCTGGCGTTCGGCCGTCCGTTCTTCAACGGTGGGCTGATCAACCGCCGCGCCGTGCTCAAGACCGCGTACGCGCAGCTCGTCTTCTCCCTCGCCGGCGCCGACGCGCAGCAGATGGAGCGCCTGCGCGCCCAGCTCACGTCGATGGTGACCGGCTGGGATGCCGCCACGGTGCACGACATCGTCCGGGAGACGCTGCACGAGATCGTCGACCCGCTCGTCTACGCCGAGGCCGCCGACCTGATCGAGGAGCACCGCGCAGCCGGCCGCGAGATCGTCATCGTGTCGAGCAGCGGCGCGGAGATGGTCGAGCCGATCGGCGAGATGCTCGGGGTCGACCGGGTCGTCGCCACCCGCATGGTGACCGAGGACGGGCACTACACCGGCACGATCGACTTCTACGCCTACGGCGAGAACAAGGCCGCCGCCATGCGGCAGCTGGCCGCGGACGGCGGCTACGACCTCGCCGACTGCTACGCCTACAGCGATTCCATCACCGACCTGCCGATGCTCTCGGCCGTCGGGCACCCGACCGCGGTGAACCCCGACCGAGGCCTGCGCAAGGCCGCCCTCGAGCACGGCTGGCCGGTCCTCCAGTTCACCCGCCCGGTCAGCATGCGGGCCCGGTTCTCCGCGCCCCCCGCCCCCGTGGTCACCGGTGCCGCCGTGGGCGTCGGCGCGGCCGTCGTCGGGCTGGCCTGGTACGCCCGGCACCGGGCGCTCCGGACGGGACTGCTCGCCGTCGACGAGCCGGGTCCGCTGACCGGCCGCCGGCGCCGCCGCGGGGCCTGA
- a CDS encoding oxidoreductase, which translates to MSLPVRPGAAPAAPRSSAPDPLAPLLDLPGVREAADAARTGIDRLLGHKVLRRESAGVSTESALRGARASAALEGVDVPLAELRSGDVTDPVVQGSLRVSAGLGSMVETWSRAPGQVLARLHVLAAADLADAAALGRPAGHAGARLSGLFSLITGTTTAPAVLVAALVHGELAALAPFGTSDGVVARGAGRLTGIARGLDPKAVSVPEVGFAELGRDAYGQALAGYASGTEAGVAGWLVHCCRATEHGALEGLAICESLLRG; encoded by the coding sequence GTGAGTCTTCCCGTCCGTCCCGGAGCCGCCCCGGCCGCGCCCCGTTCGTCCGCGCCCGACCCCCTGGCCCCGCTGCTGGACCTGCCGGGGGTGCGCGAGGCCGCGGACGCCGCCCGCACCGGCATCGACCGGCTGCTCGGGCACAAGGTGCTCCGCCGGGAGTCCGCCGGGGTCAGCACCGAGTCCGCACTCCGCGGCGCGCGGGCATCGGCCGCGCTGGAGGGTGTCGACGTGCCGCTCGCCGAACTGCGGTCCGGCGACGTCACCGACCCGGTCGTGCAGGGGTCACTCCGGGTCTCGGCCGGTCTGGGGTCCATGGTGGAGACGTGGTCGCGGGCGCCCGGGCAGGTCCTCGCCCGGCTGCACGTGCTCGCGGCGGCCGACCTCGCCGACGCCGCCGCGCTCGGCCGGCCGGCCGGGCACGCGGGGGCGCGGCTGTCCGGGCTGTTCTCCCTGATCACCGGCACGACGACCGCTCCCGCCGTTCTCGTCGCCGCCCTGGTGCACGGTGAGCTGGCCGCACTCGCGCCGTTCGGCACCTCCGACGGCGTCGTGGCGCGGGGCGCCGGGCGGCTCACCGGGATCGCCCGCGGCCTGGACCCGAAGGCGGTCTCGGTGCCCGAGGTCGGGTTCGCCGAGCTCGGCCGGGATGCCTACGGTCAGGCGCTCGCCGGCTATGCGTCGGGAACGGAGGCGGGTGTCGCCGGCTGGCTCGTGCACTGCTGTCGCGCCACCGAGCACGGCGCCCTGGAAGGGCTGGCGATCTGCGAGAGCCTGCTTCGCGGGTGA
- a CDS encoding histidine phosphatase family protein, giving the protein MSRPLTLLLVRHGQSEWNAAGLMQGQTAHVPLTATGHAQAAAAATELAHLAPGVLISSDLLRAVQTAEHCAAATGLPVVTTPALREQGYGELEGRPSRELWDVVDWTDPHWAAPGGESLTELYGRVEAFLKDLGTEPPADVIALVTHGDTIRAAQAVVAGLGPDAMPVVTPHNGTITRLELIA; this is encoded by the coding sequence ATGTCCCGACCTCTCACGCTGCTGCTCGTCCGCCACGGACAGAGCGAGTGGAACGCCGCCGGACTGATGCAGGGCCAGACCGCGCACGTCCCGCTCACCGCCACCGGACATGCTCAGGCCGCCGCCGCCGCTACCGAACTGGCCCACCTCGCCCCGGGCGTCCTGATCTCCAGCGACCTCCTCCGCGCCGTGCAGACCGCCGAGCACTGCGCCGCGGCAACAGGGCTCCCGGTCGTGACCACCCCGGCCCTCCGCGAGCAGGGGTACGGCGAGCTGGAGGGCCGCCCCTCCCGTGAGCTGTGGGACGTCGTCGACTGGACCGACCCGCACTGGGCGGCGCCCGGCGGGGAGAGCCTGACCGAGCTGTACGGGCGGGTCGAGGCGTTCCTCAAGGACCTCGGCACCGAGCCGCCCGCCGACGTGATCGCCCTCGTCACCCATGGCGACACCATCCGCGCGGCCCAGGCGGTGGTGGCCGGCCTCGGCCCTGACGCGATGCCGGTGGTGACACCGCACAACGGCACGATCACGCGACTGGAGCTGATCGCGTGA
- a CDS encoding adenosylcobinamide-GDP ribazoletransferase, translating into MRLSGPLESAALLTVLPVPARAAGATRGVLPWAPLVGLVLGGIASGLAVLGDRWISPLAGAVLAVAVLAALTRGLHLDGLADTADGLGPLRGRQRALQVMHQSDIGPFGVVTVVLTLLLQVACLTALLETREGWPALWAAVVVARLAMARTGLPGVATAEGSALGTLVAGTVSVPWFVGWIVVVLGLLVAGTAADLELTARLAISALAGLLTAELLYRRARRRLGGVTGDVMGAMGETATTATLLVGAIAL; encoded by the coding sequence ATGAGGCTGAGCGGGCCCCTGGAATCGGCCGCCCTGCTCACCGTCCTGCCGGTCCCCGCACGCGCTGCGGGCGCCACCCGGGGTGTGCTGCCCTGGGCGCCGCTGGTCGGGCTGGTCCTCGGCGGCATCGCGTCGGGCCTGGCGGTCCTGGGCGACCGGTGGATCTCCCCCCTGGCGGGTGCCGTGCTCGCGGTTGCCGTCCTGGCGGCGCTCACGCGCGGGCTGCACCTGGACGGGCTGGCCGACACCGCGGACGGCCTCGGCCCGCTGCGCGGCCGGCAGCGCGCGCTGCAGGTGATGCACCAGAGCGACATCGGGCCCTTCGGCGTCGTCACGGTGGTGCTGACCCTGCTGCTGCAGGTCGCCTGCCTCACGGCCCTGCTGGAGACGCGGGAGGGCTGGCCGGCCCTCTGGGCCGCCGTCGTCGTCGCCCGGCTGGCGATGGCGCGCACGGGCCTCCCCGGCGTGGCGACGGCGGAAGGATCGGCGCTGGGCACGCTCGTCGCCGGCACCGTCTCGGTGCCCTGGTTCGTCGGGTGGATCGTCGTCGTGCTCGGTCTGCTGGTGGCGGGCACGGCCGCCGACCTGGAGCTGACCGCCCGCCTGGCGATCAGCGCACTGGCCGGCCTGCTCACGGCCGAACTCCTGTACCGCCGAGCCCGCAGGCGGCTGGGTGGCGTGACCGGCGACGTGATGGGCGCGATGGGCGAGACGGCGACCACGGCCACCCTGCTGGTGGGCGCGATCGCCCTCTAG
- a CDS encoding universal stress protein encodes MSSSILVGLDGSEASVRAADAGAEAARRHDLKLVLACVVPWSPYAITTAEDNERRSVEKAREVAAAHERVLDPVVDRLSIDGDLPVEGVVRHGHPAETLVRLAREHDAAWITVGRVGQSRVRTLLFGSTPSSLIQLSPVPVLVVP; translated from the coding sequence GTGTCCTCGTCCATCCTCGTGGGGCTCGACGGCAGCGAGGCCAGCGTCCGCGCCGCGGACGCGGGGGCCGAGGCCGCCCGCCGGCACGACCTGAAGCTCGTCCTGGCGTGCGTCGTCCCCTGGTCGCCCTACGCCATCACCACGGCCGAGGACAACGAGCGGCGCTCGGTCGAGAAGGCCCGGGAGGTGGCAGCGGCGCACGAGCGCGTGCTCGACCCCGTCGTCGACCGGCTCTCGATTGACGGCGACCTCCCCGTCGAGGGGGTGGTCCGGCACGGCCATCCCGCCGAGACGCTGGTGAGGCTCGCCCGCGAGCACGACGCCGCGTGGATCACCGTCGGGCGGGTCGGCCAGAGCCGGGTGCGAACCCTGCTGTTCGGGTCCACTCCGAGCAGCCTCATCCAGCTCTCCCCCGTGCCCGTCCTGGTGGTGCCGTGA